A genomic stretch from Bacillus sp. N1-1 includes:
- a CDS encoding SAF domain-containing protein, protein MKPSARIGVIGTGFIGSGLVRAIQDRSDMHITTILTRRDVATCDLPDHQVITNNVQQLIQNSDVIVECSGDVIYGTEVIAEAIENKIPVVTMNTELQVTTGSYFARRGYITEAEGDQPGCLAALHENAIAMGFTPLVYGNIKGFLNKDPKEEEMKYWSKRNGISLEMVTSFTDGTKVQYEQALVANGLGAGIVQQGLLGYESDDVKEGGDRLALESERIGKTISDYLLAPKAPPGVFLTATHHENQKGALRYFKMGEGPYYTLVQPFHLCHLEIMKTIRRVLDGREVLLNNSERPTASVGAIAKRDLQPGQTIAKGIGSFEVRGEAITIDQHADHVPIGLLSNATLVRPIKAGQVLTMADVELPQSLAKKAWDETMMLRAKGAYKLHA, encoded by the coding sequence GTGAAACCATCTGCAAGAATTGGTGTCATTGGCACGGGATTTATCGGGAGCGGCCTCGTGCGTGCGATTCAAGATCGCTCTGATATGCACATTACCACTATTTTAACTAGAAGAGATGTCGCAACATGCGATCTTCCAGACCATCAGGTTATCACAAATAATGTCCAACAACTCATCCAAAATAGTGATGTGATTGTGGAGTGCAGCGGTGATGTGATTTACGGAACAGAAGTGATTGCAGAAGCGATTGAAAATAAAATTCCTGTTGTCACGATGAATACCGAACTTCAAGTAACGACAGGATCATACTTTGCTAGGCGAGGCTATATTACCGAAGCAGAAGGAGATCAGCCAGGCTGTCTGGCGGCTCTTCATGAAAATGCGATTGCAATGGGATTTACGCCTCTTGTATATGGCAACATCAAAGGGTTCTTAAATAAAGATCCCAAAGAAGAAGAAATGAAGTACTGGTCTAAACGAAATGGCATTAGTCTTGAAATGGTCACCTCCTTTACGGATGGGACAAAAGTGCAATATGAACAAGCGTTAGTTGCAAACGGTCTAGGTGCAGGAATTGTCCAGCAGGGCTTACTTGGATATGAGTCAGACGATGTAAAAGAAGGTGGAGATCGACTCGCACTAGAAAGCGAGCGGATTGGGAAGACCATTAGTGATTATCTTCTTGCACCGAAAGCACCTCCAGGCGTCTTTTTAACTGCTACACATCACGAGAATCAAAAAGGCGCATTGCGCTATTTCAAGATGGGAGAAGGACCTTACTATACCCTTGTCCAACCTTTCCATCTCTGTCACCTAGAGATTATGAAAACAATTCGACGTGTCCTCGATGGAAGAGAAGTATTGCTAAATAACAGTGAACGTCCAACGGCAAGCGTAGGAGCCATCGCTAAACGCGACCTTCAACCAGGTCAAACGATTGCAAAAGGAATTGGTAGCTTTGAAGTAAGAGGGGAAGCCATTACAATCGATCAACATGCGGATCACGTGCCAATTGGTCTTCTTTCAAACGCCACGTTGGTAAGACCGATCAAAGCAGGACAAGTTCTCACGATGGCTGATGTCGAACTTCCGCAAAGTCTTGCGAAGAAAGCCTGGGACGAAACGATGATGTTACGAGCGAAGGGGGCGTACAAACTACATGCATAA
- a CDS encoding LytR family transcriptional regulator — protein MKKFLMIVGVILGVLVVAGGGYAYYLYDSVKDTASEIHEPISRETSTLRTEKVETKEKDPISILLMGVDERENDQGRSDTMIMITVNPNDNSMMMFNIPRDTRTEIVGRGTVEKMNHAYAYGGVEMAMDTVENFLDVPIDYYFKVNMEAFEDVVSALNGVTVDNPFAFDYGGYTFPEGEVSLNADEALAFSRMRYEDPKGDLGRNDRQREIIKAIIDKGANVGSINKIDDLLEAVGSNVKTNMTFNEMNDIFKNYKGARNNMETFEIDGSGEMIDGLWYYIVSDQEKQSITQKLKEHLELAY, from the coding sequence ATGAAGAAATTCCTTATGATCGTTGGCGTCATCCTCGGCGTTCTTGTCGTAGCCGGTGGTGGCTACGCCTATTACTTATATGACTCTGTGAAAGACACGGCAAGCGAAATTCATGAGCCAATTAGTCGGGAAACCTCTACGCTCCGAACGGAGAAAGTAGAAACGAAAGAGAAAGACCCAATTTCGATTCTCTTAATGGGCGTTGATGAACGAGAAAATGACCAGGGCCGTTCGGATACGATGATCATGATTACCGTAAACCCAAATGACAATTCAATGATGATGTTTAATATTCCACGCGACACAAGAACGGAAATTGTCGGTCGTGGTACGGTGGAAAAAATGAACCATGCTTATGCATACGGCGGGGTTGAAATGGCAATGGATACAGTCGAGAACTTCCTCGATGTGCCAATTGACTATTATTTTAAAGTGAATATGGAAGCTTTTGAAGATGTTGTTTCTGCATTAAATGGGGTAACCGTTGATAATCCATTTGCCTTCGATTATGGTGGCTATACCTTCCCAGAAGGTGAAGTAAGCCTAAATGCGGATGAAGCACTCGCATTCTCGCGCATGCGCTACGAAGATCCGAAAGGTGACCTTGGCCGAAACGATCGCCAGCGTGAAATCATTAAAGCGATTATCGACAAAGGCGCAAACGTCGGTAGCATCAACAAAATCGACGATCTGCTTGAAGCTGTCGGCAGCAACGTAAAGACGAACATGACGTTTAATGAAATGAATGATATTTTCAAGAACTACAAAGGCGCTCGCAATAACATGGAAACGTTCGAGATTGATGGAAGCGGTGAAATGATTGACGGTCTCTGGTATTACATCGTCTCTGATCAAGAGAAGCAGTCGATTACACAGAAGTTGAAAGAACATCTTGAGCTAGCATACTAG
- a CDS encoding oligosaccharide flippase family protein produces the protein MVRQLILRMKDNPLSNRLLNHGIWAMAGKFGTVFLSLLVNSLLARILSPEEVGIYFLLFSIVTFGSYLGMLGLRQTIVKMIAENLDDPNRVKLIIKRMMKIVIAGAGSIALFCTLFFQSISAYVFQINLVVPVVVLVSFWILIDIFQQVISEGFRGFHNIKLASIFGGFLSSFILVINLFLIYFLGETRLIVVVSLMVVSLLTSVTIAGWLLRKQLKKLRGNNSGLALPSIETLSYQGILKVSVPLMVFTVTAFLLNQSDLWIVGAFGTEEEVAIYGAAFRLVMIVGMPIVIADMITPPLIAQMNAQNKLKELEGTLRNVSTIASIPAIAVIIIFMAGGTLILGIIFGEFYKSGAVLLSILCIGQLFNVIGGASGSTLMMTGNQKSIMLITVISSILMIGGSIVAVQTYGPEGVAVVKSSGLLLQNVLMILVTKKKLDIWTHIQWITKLSFPKAKESYEVK, from the coding sequence ATGGTAAGACAGCTGATTTTAAGAATGAAGGATAACCCGCTTTCAAATCGGCTGTTAAACCACGGAATCTGGGCCATGGCAGGGAAATTCGGTACCGTATTCTTAAGTCTACTTGTGAATTCTCTCCTGGCAAGAATTCTATCACCAGAAGAAGTGGGAATCTATTTTCTTCTTTTTAGTATTGTTACCTTTGGTAGTTATCTAGGGATGCTTGGGTTAAGACAGACGATTGTGAAGATGATTGCGGAGAATTTGGATGATCCCAATCGTGTGAAATTAATTATTAAACGAATGATGAAAATTGTGATTGCAGGGGCAGGCAGTATTGCTCTTTTTTGCACCTTGTTCTTTCAATCGATTTCAGCATACGTGTTCCAAATCAATCTTGTTGTTCCCGTTGTTGTGCTTGTCTCTTTCTGGATCCTGATTGATATTTTCCAGCAGGTAATTTCAGAAGGGTTTAGAGGGTTTCATAACATTAAGTTAGCATCGATTTTCGGAGGGTTTTTATCCAGTTTTATTTTAGTGATAAATTTGTTTCTTATTTATTTTCTAGGAGAAACGCGTTTAATCGTAGTTGTATCACTAATGGTCGTGTCCCTTCTTACTAGCGTAACAATTGCCGGATGGCTACTAAGAAAGCAGCTTAAGAAATTACGAGGGAACAATTCTGGCTTAGCGTTACCCTCCATTGAGACGCTCTCCTATCAAGGCATTTTGAAAGTTTCAGTTCCTTTAATGGTCTTTACGGTAACGGCGTTTCTATTAAATCAATCAGATCTTTGGATTGTTGGAGCGTTTGGTACAGAAGAGGAAGTGGCCATCTATGGTGCAGCTTTTCGGTTAGTTATGATTGTGGGAATGCCCATTGTTATTGCAGATATGATAACACCACCTTTGATTGCACAAATGAATGCTCAAAATAAGCTAAAGGAACTAGAAGGAACGTTACGAAATGTTTCGACGATCGCAAGCATACCAGCGATTGCTGTGATCATTATCTTCATGGCAGGAGGAACGCTGATCCTGGGGATCATCTTCGGTGAATTCTATAAAAGCGGTGCTGTGCTCCTATCGATCCTCTGTATCGGCCAATTGTTCAATGTGATTGGGGGAGCAAGCGGATCAACGTTAATGATGACGGGAAATCAGAAGTCCATCATGCTCATCACAGTCATCTCCAGCATTCTAATGATTGGAGGTAGTATCGTAGCTGTTCAAACCTATGGACCTGAAGGCGTTGCTGTAGTGAAGTCATCCGGATTGCTGTTACAAAATGTACTGATGATCTTAGTGACCAAAAAGAAGCTAGATATTTGGACGCACATCCAGTGGATTACGAAGCTCTCATTTCCAAAAGCGAAGGAAAGCTACGAGGTGAAATAA
- the gmd gene encoding GDP-mannose 4,6-dehydratase: protein MKKALITGITGQDGSYLAEFLLSKGYEVYGMRRRTSTPNYENVEMIKDRIHWISGDLTDLPSMIEAVREAEPDEVYNLAAQSYVAASWPQPSLTSQVTALGVNNVLEAVRIVKPDARFYQASSSEMFGKVVETPQTETTPFYPRSPYGVAKVYGHWITVNYRESFNMYACSGILFNHESPRRGVEFVTRKVTDAVARIKLGLQTELRMGNLDAKRDWGFAGDYVKAMWLMLQQDSPDDYVISTGEMHTVRELVEIAFSKVGLNYKEYVVKDPKFVRPAEVDLLLGDSQKAKDNLGWKQDVNFEQLVEMMVEEDLRRVKAELAYKEAYDSSKEETLNKKLLI from the coding sequence ATGAAAAAAGCACTGATTACTGGAATTACAGGACAGGATGGTTCATACCTTGCCGAGTTTCTACTAAGTAAAGGGTATGAAGTATACGGCATGCGTCGCCGTACGAGCACACCAAACTATGAAAATGTGGAAATGATCAAAGATCGCATCCACTGGATTTCAGGTGATCTAACGGATCTCCCCTCCATGATTGAAGCTGTTCGAGAAGCAGAACCGGATGAAGTGTATAACTTAGCCGCTCAGTCATATGTTGCCGCATCATGGCCGCAGCCTTCACTCACCTCTCAGGTAACAGCACTTGGTGTAAATAACGTTCTTGAAGCGGTCCGGATTGTAAAACCAGATGCGCGTTTCTATCAAGCTTCAAGTAGTGAGATGTTTGGAAAGGTCGTCGAAACGCCTCAAACAGAAACAACACCTTTCTATCCAAGAAGTCCTTACGGAGTAGCGAAGGTTTATGGACACTGGATTACAGTGAACTATCGTGAAAGCTTTAACATGTATGCTTGTTCAGGCATTCTTTTCAATCATGAATCGCCAAGACGTGGGGTGGAATTCGTCACGCGAAAAGTAACGGACGCCGTTGCTAGAATTAAATTAGGCTTACAAACGGAACTTCGAATGGGCAATCTTGATGCGAAAAGAGATTGGGGTTTTGCTGGTGATTATGTAAAAGCAATGTGGCTTATGCTACAGCAAGATTCTCCTGATGATTATGTGATTTCAACAGGAGAGATGCATACTGTCAGAGAACTCGTGGAGATCGCATTCTCAAAGGTAGGATTAAATTACAAAGAATATGTTGTGAAAGATCCGAAATTCGTTCGTCCAGCAGAAGTGGATCTCCTGCTAGGTGATAGCCAGAAAGCTAAAGACAATCTCGGTTGGAAGCAGGATGTGAACTTTGAGCAGCTAGTAGAGATGATGGTTGAAGAAGATTTAAGAAGAGTGAAGGCGGAGTTAGCTTATAAAGAAGCTTATGATTCTTCCAAAGAGGAAACACTTAATAAAAAACTTTTAATTTGA
- a CDS encoding glycosyltransferase family 4 protein has protein sequence MDAHPVDYEALISKSEGKLRGEISILLKVKGSDHVKVLFLNGDHPWEGQDGYYKLTRQILSMLNKEHDVHLFVLAGSKVKENAEKYDLASMNVLFKARKNKKISQIRSFASRDSMVTWQFKYKGIVDRVNETIEQIQPDVIILNHLRSAWIAPYLSSSAKMIYVAHNAEAHAIGSISTNEKGMMKRLTHLESEKLSKMEAEVLEAVDTCVTLTHEDRERLRHLNSNITFDVIPPPIQLPKEKNEMKQPNLLLVGSYKWYPKRKNALWLAKEVLPLVSEKFPTITLKFVGEAASVLEEELGQHENIEYHTDVPEIKPYMLGGDIFLVPERQEGGIKIKTLEAASYGLPIISTKAGLEGTTLVNGSSILEANTAQQFADQISTLLTHPTQLHEIAASARAAIERTFQAEKIQAQYEDLLQSHRVLDTVR, from the coding sequence TTGGACGCACATCCAGTGGATTACGAAGCTCTCATTTCCAAAAGCGAAGGAAAGCTACGAGGTGAAATAAGCATTTTACTAAAGGTGAAAGGAAGCGATCATGTGAAAGTCTTATTTCTAAATGGCGATCATCCATGGGAAGGGCAGGATGGTTACTATAAACTAACCCGTCAAATACTGAGCATGTTAAATAAGGAGCATGATGTTCATTTGTTCGTTCTAGCCGGTAGTAAGGTAAAAGAGAATGCTGAGAAATATGATCTTGCATCGATGAATGTTCTCTTTAAAGCAAGAAAAAATAAAAAAATTTCACAAATACGTTCCTTCGCAAGTAGAGACTCTATGGTGACATGGCAGTTTAAGTATAAAGGCATTGTCGATCGCGTGAATGAGACGATTGAACAAATTCAACCAGATGTAATCATTCTCAATCATCTGCGCAGTGCCTGGATTGCGCCATACCTTAGTAGTTCTGCAAAAATGATCTACGTCGCTCATAATGCAGAAGCTCATGCGATTGGATCGATTTCTACTAATGAAAAAGGAATGATGAAACGACTTACGCATCTTGAATCGGAAAAGCTATCTAAAATGGAAGCAGAAGTTTTAGAAGCAGTAGATACGTGTGTCACGTTAACGCATGAAGATCGTGAACGTCTTCGCCACCTTAACTCCAACATCACGTTTGATGTGATTCCGCCACCGATTCAACTACCAAAAGAAAAAAATGAAATGAAACAACCTAATCTTCTATTGGTTGGAAGTTACAAATGGTATCCAAAACGAAAAAATGCCCTATGGCTTGCGAAAGAAGTATTGCCTCTTGTTAGTGAGAAGTTTCCAACAATCACGTTGAAATTTGTTGGCGAAGCTGCCTCCGTTCTTGAAGAAGAGCTTGGGCAACACGAAAATATTGAATACCATACAGATGTTCCTGAAATAAAGCCTTATATGCTTGGGGGAGACATATTTCTTGTACCAGAGCGACAGGAAGGTGGTATTAAAATAAAAACGTTAGAGGCAGCAAGCTATGGACTACCGATTATCTCCACAAAAGCCGGCTTAGAAGGCACAACGTTAGTTAATGGTTCTAGTATTCTTGAAGCGAATACGGCACAGCAGTTTGCTGATCAAATTTCCACTTTGCTGACTCATCCTACTCAATTACACGAAATCGCAGCATCGGCTCGTGCAGCCATTGAACGAACGTTTCAAGCTGAGAAAATCCAGGCGCAATACGAAGATCTTCTTCAATCTCATCGGGTTCTAGACACTGTTCGTTAA
- a CDS encoding glycosyltransferase family 4 protein has protein sequence MRIMVHDYGGYSFPIQLSRSLAERGHDVIHVFSQSVLSPQGSLKRRTDDPPTLSFKGISLSNIIEKQSYVKRRKQEIEYGHLLVKEVREWGPDVVLSGNTPLDTQKLLMKQCKVNDTKFIFWIQDLYGVAVDRILRKKIPLIGSMIGSYYVNLERNLLRKSEDIILITEDFKKQMNRWKIDKNLHVIENWAPLEDLPIRKKDNEWSRKHGLHQSKCIVYSGTLGMKHNPSLLLNLAVRFNEQNDVKVVVVSEGAGADWLKEQKEKRGLENLLIYGFQPFDQVANVLGSADLLVAVLEPDAGEFSVPSKVLTYHCAGKPMLLSVPETNLAAKIVRRENSGKVVAPHQSEEFLNHAEELISDEITLKKMGSNARAYAEEAFDIKRITDKFESVIG, from the coding sequence ATGCGTATAATGGTTCATGATTATGGCGGTTATTCCTTTCCAATTCAACTTAGTCGTTCCCTTGCAGAACGAGGTCATGACGTGATTCACGTCTTTTCTCAATCAGTGCTATCGCCACAAGGTTCTTTGAAGCGAAGGACAGATGACCCGCCCACTCTCTCATTTAAAGGAATCTCACTCTCGAACATCATCGAAAAACAGTCTTATGTGAAAAGACGTAAGCAAGAAATTGAATATGGTCATCTTTTGGTTAAAGAAGTAAGGGAATGGGGCCCTGATGTTGTACTATCAGGAAACACCCCGTTGGACACACAGAAACTATTAATGAAGCAATGCAAAGTGAACGATACGAAGTTTATTTTCTGGATACAAGATTTGTATGGCGTTGCGGTCGATCGCATATTAAGAAAGAAAATTCCATTGATTGGTTCAATGATCGGGAGTTACTATGTTAATTTGGAACGAAATTTACTTCGAAAAAGTGAAGACATTATATTGATTACGGAAGATTTTAAAAAGCAAATGAATCGATGGAAAATCGATAAGAACTTACATGTGATCGAGAATTGGGCACCTCTTGAAGACTTGCCTATAAGGAAAAAGGATAATGAATGGTCGAGGAAACATGGCCTCCATCAATCCAAATGCATTGTGTACTCCGGCACCCTGGGGATGAAACATAATCCATCACTCCTTCTAAATCTCGCTGTTCGTTTTAATGAACAAAATGATGTGAAAGTGGTCGTTGTTTCTGAAGGAGCAGGGGCAGATTGGTTGAAAGAGCAAAAGGAGAAAAGGGGATTAGAAAATCTCCTGATCTATGGATTTCAGCCATTTGATCAAGTTGCGAATGTACTTGGATCGGCTGATTTACTTGTTGCGGTCCTTGAGCCGGATGCGGGTGAATTCTCTGTTCCATCAAAAGTGTTGACCTATCATTGTGCAGGAAAGCCAATGCTTCTTAGTGTACCTGAAACGAATTTAGCTGCAAAAATTGTAAGGCGTGAGAATTCAGGTAAGGTGGTGGCGCCTCATCAATCGGAAGAATTCCTCAATCATGCGGAAGAACTTATAAGTGACGAGATCACTTTAAAGAAAATGGGTTCCAATGCACGAGCATATGCAGAAGAAGCATTCGATATTAAGCGCATAACAGACAAATTTGAATCAGTCATCGGATAA
- a CDS encoding GDP-L-fucose synthase, with protein sequence MHKNDRIFVAGHRGLVGSAIVRKLEVEGYQQIVTRTRKELDLRDKLAVEQFFQREDIDIVFLAAAKVGGIVANRDYPADFLTDNLLIQTNVITSAQQAGVKKLLFLGSTCIYPKLAPQPMKEEDLLTGELESTNEPYAIAKIAGIKMCQAYNQQYGTNYISVMPTNLYGSHDNFDLESSHVLPALMRKCHEAKIKNLPSIEVWGTGKPRREFLYSDDLADACVYLMKTYSGNDIVNIGVGKDISIAALVEEIKKVVGYEGDVVYNTSRPDGTPRKLVDVTKVHSLGWEASTSLDEGLRQAYHWYLENYEAVTN encoded by the coding sequence ATGCATAAAAACGATCGGATTTTTGTTGCAGGTCATAGAGGTCTTGTTGGCTCAGCTATTGTTCGAAAGCTGGAAGTGGAGGGGTATCAACAGATCGTTACAAGAACCAGGAAGGAGCTAGATCTTCGCGATAAGCTAGCCGTAGAGCAATTTTTTCAAAGGGAAGACATCGACATTGTTTTTCTCGCCGCTGCTAAGGTTGGAGGGATTGTAGCAAACCGAGATTACCCTGCGGATTTTCTAACCGACAACCTGCTGATTCAAACGAATGTTATTACGTCTGCGCAACAAGCAGGCGTTAAGAAATTATTGTTTTTAGGCAGTACGTGTATTTATCCAAAGCTTGCGCCACAGCCGATGAAGGAAGAAGACCTTCTTACAGGTGAATTAGAATCGACGAATGAGCCTTACGCGATTGCGAAAATCGCTGGGATTAAAATGTGTCAGGCTTACAATCAACAATACGGCACAAATTATATTTCCGTCATGCCAACAAATCTCTATGGCTCTCACGATAACTTTGATCTTGAATCCTCTCATGTCCTTCCAGCTTTAATGAGAAAATGTCATGAAGCAAAGATAAAGAACCTTCCTTCAATTGAAGTGTGGGGAACTGGAAAGCCAAGAAGAGAGTTTCTTTACAGTGATGACCTTGCAGATGCTTGTGTGTATTTGATGAAAACCTATAGCGGTAATGACATCGTCAATATTGGCGTTGGCAAAGATATATCGATCGCAGCTCTTGTAGAAGAAATTAAGAAAGTAGTGGGGTATGAAGGCGATGTTGTTTATAATACGAGTCGACCTGATGGGACTCCTAGAAAACTCGTTGATGTAACGAAGGTTCATTCTCTTGGCTGGGAAGCATCTACGTCACTTGACGAAGGCTTGAGACAGGCCTATCACTGGTATCTGGAAAACTACGAAGCAGTTACTAACTAA
- a CDS encoding acyltransferase → MRSGKEYLIDRMEGRKNHFDLIRFIAASLVVVTHAYATSLGNEKSEPFILLSNGQSTLGYGAVLIFFITSGFLITMSYDRSRSPVYFLKARVLRIFPALIVIVVLTVFIMGPLLTTLTLPEYFRHMGTYEYLRAMFLWPMPFELPGVFATNAYEGIVNGSLWTLAYEFLFYFVVLLFGITRLLDKKFIVLGIFIFMLTLTLFSFPIATQTIELFSAFSGGMVFYLYRRVIPYKHWIAVLSLLALGLTLYYGGFIVAFAIFGSYLTFYLAYSRKIDLSGFGKHGDFSYGIYIYGFPIQQILTEQFGGKMDVFLNFFIAYPLILFCAFLSWHFIEKKALTWKKYQMRFSKKNERWLVNFIESKS, encoded by the coding sequence GTGAGATCCGGGAAAGAGTATCTGATTGACCGGATGGAAGGACGGAAGAACCATTTCGACTTAATACGATTTATTGCTGCTTCTCTTGTTGTCGTCACTCACGCATACGCTACGTCACTCGGGAATGAAAAAAGTGAACCGTTTATCTTACTCAGTAACGGGCAATCTACTCTTGGTTATGGGGCAGTCTTAATTTTCTTTATCACTAGCGGCTTTCTCATTACAATGAGCTATGACCGATCGCGTTCGCCAGTTTATTTCCTAAAAGCGAGGGTGCTGCGCATCTTTCCAGCACTTATCGTCATTGTCGTTTTAACGGTTTTTATAATGGGTCCGCTTCTAACGACGTTAACCTTACCAGAGTACTTTCGTCACATGGGGACTTACGAATATTTACGCGCAATGTTTTTATGGCCGATGCCTTTTGAGCTCCCTGGCGTTTTTGCTACGAATGCGTACGAAGGAATTGTTAACGGATCGCTCTGGACATTGGCCTATGAATTTCTATTTTATTTTGTCGTTCTATTATTTGGTATCACTAGATTATTAGATAAGAAATTTATTGTTCTTGGTATTTTCATCTTTATGTTGACGTTAACGCTCTTCTCATTTCCTATTGCTACACAAACCATTGAGCTATTCTCCGCTTTCTCAGGGGGCATGGTTTTCTATCTATACCGAAGAGTGATTCCATATAAGCACTGGATAGCCGTTTTATCTCTGCTTGCATTAGGACTAACGCTATACTATGGAGGATTTATTGTTGCTTTTGCCATATTTGGTAGTTATCTTACTTTCTACCTTGCGTATTCGAGAAAAATAGATTTATCTGGTTTCGGCAAGCATGGCGACTTTTCTTATGGCATTTACATTTATGGATTCCCGATTCAGCAAATACTTACAGAACAATTTGGGGGCAAGATGGACGTTTTCCTAAATTTCTTTATTGCGTATCCACTAATCTTATTTTGCGCATTTTTATCCTGGCATTTCATTGAGAAAAAGGCGCTTACGTGGAAGAAGTATCAAATGCGGTTCTCTAAAAAGAACGAACGTTGGCTTGTAAACTTTATCGAATCAAAATCATGA
- a CDS encoding CpsB/CapC family capsule biosynthesis tyrosine phosphatase, giving the protein MIDIHCHILPGIDDGAKDMNDSLEMARQAQSQGITRIVASPHHKNGSFDNNFQDILTEVNLLNKELTREGIDIEILPGQEVRIYGEMEEDLDVDLLTVNNKGVYMLIEFPSSHLPRYANKLLFDLQLKGIVPIIVHPERNREIMEDPSKLYRLIKEGSLSQVTASSVTGRMGKKIKKFSLDLISHNLAHFIASDSHNTTTRPFDLREAYETVEKELGMSIRYQVQENPEEMVQGRMIDKDIPERIKKKKVLGLF; this is encoded by the coding sequence ATGATTGATATCCACTGTCACATTCTACCGGGGATTGATGATGGCGCCAAAGATATGAATGATAGTCTTGAGATGGCGCGTCAAGCGCAATCGCAAGGGATTACGCGTATCGTGGCGAGTCCTCATCATAAGAATGGAAGCTTTGATAACAACTTTCAGGACATCCTGACAGAAGTAAATCTATTAAACAAGGAACTAACGAGAGAAGGCATCGATATCGAAATCCTTCCTGGGCAGGAAGTGAGAATATACGGAGAGATGGAAGAGGATTTGGATGTCGATCTTCTTACTGTAAATAATAAAGGCGTCTACATGCTAATTGAGTTTCCATCGAGTCACCTTCCGCGCTATGCGAACAAGCTGCTGTTTGATCTTCAGCTAAAAGGGATCGTTCCCATTATCGTGCACCCTGAGCGCAACAGAGAAATCATGGAAGATCCATCAAAGCTCTATCGATTAATTAAAGAAGGTTCACTAAGTCAGGTAACGGCATCCAGCGTAACGGGAAGAATGGGAAAGAAGATTAAAAAATTCTCTCTTGATCTGATTTCTCATAACCTTGCCCACTTCATCGCCTCCGATTCGCATAACACGACAACGCGCCCTTTTGATCTAAGAGAGGCCTATGAGACCGTTGAAAAAGAACTTGGCATGTCGATTCGCTATCAAGTGCAGGAGAATCCAGAAGAGATGGTCCAAGGAAGAATGATCGACAAAGATATTCCTGAACGCATCAAAAAGAAAAAAGTGCTTGGCTTGTTTTAA